The following coding sequences lie in one Arachis ipaensis cultivar K30076 chromosome B05, Araip1.1, whole genome shotgun sequence genomic window:
- the LOC107641366 gene encoding alkane hydroxylase MAH1-like, whose translation MATLFLILPIILLFLHVLHRRRYCRTPLLIDWPILGMLRQILSDLWHIHDFATNVLRQKGGTGEFMGPWFTKVNYMVTSDPMNVHHIMSKSFDNYVKGPEFREIFQAFGDGIVTADSESLRYLRTMHHFLLRQQSFETTVEKTFQEKVQNSLLPILDHAWLHGNVLDLQDVFSRLMFDETCIMVLGYDPKSLSIEFPLVEVEKAFDEIEESIFYRHIVPRSVWKFQEWLQIGEEKKMTKACKVFDRFLYSCIATKRQELNECNKSSGDDLLSAIMMMGEEKGKMVHDDKFLRDAVFNLFVAGRDPITSALTWFFWLVATHPLVEAKILEEIEKVLAQMTGRNAKF comes from the coding sequence ATGGCCACATTGTTCCTCATTCTACCAATAATTCTCCTATTCCTACATGTTCTTCATCGCAGAAGATATTGTAGAACCCCTCTGTTGATAGATTGGCCAATCCTTGGCATGTTACGACAAATCCTTAGCGACTTGTGGCATATCCATGATTTTGCAACAAATGTTTTGAGACAAAAAGGAGGCACCGGTGAATTCATGGGGCCATGGTTCACCAAAGTGAACTATATGGTGACTAGTGACCCCATGAATGTTCATCACATAATGAGCAAAAGCTTTGACAACTATGTCAAGGGCCCAGAGTTTCGCGAGATCTTCCAAGCTTTTGGAGACGGTATTGTGACTGCAGATTCAGAGTCATTGAGATACCTTAGGACCATGCATCATTTCTTGCTCCGGCAACAGAGTTTTGAGACGACGGTGGAGAAAACCTTTCAAGAGAAGGTTCAGAATAGCTTGCTTCCGATACTTGATCATGCATGGTTACACGGAAATGTTTTGGATCTTCAAGACGTGTTTAGTCGATTAATGTTCGACGAGACATGCATCATGGTTTTAGGATATGATCCTAAGAGTCTCTCAATTGAGTTTCCGTTGGTGGAAGTTGAGAAGGCTTTTGACGAAATTGAGGAGTCCATATTCTATAGACACATAGTGCCAAGAAGTGTTTGGAAGTTTCAAGAGTGGCTTCAAATTGGTGAGGAGAAGAAGATGACAAAAGCATGCAAAGTTTTTGACCGATTTCTATATTCATGCATTGCAACTAAGCGCCAAGAGTTAAATGAATGCAACAAAAGTAGTGGTGATGACTTGCTTAGTGCTATCATGATGATGGGTGAAGAAAAGGGCAAAATGGTCCATGATGATAAGTTTCTAAGAGATGCCGTATTCAATCTTTTTGTAGCCGGGAGAGATCCCATAACTTCGGCTCTTACATGGTTTTTTTGGCTCGTTGCAACACATCCATTAGTGGAGGCCAAGATTCTTGAAGAAATCGAAAAAGTTTTGGCGCAAATGACGGGGAGAAACGCAAAGTTTTAG
- the LOC107641365 gene encoding alkane hydroxylase MAH1-like → MAMLFFYAATIASIIITIILLVLHVLDRKRSCKDPLFIDWPLFGMSLQLFYNLSQIHDFLANVLNRKGGTAEFMGPWFTNMNFLLSTDPMNAHHVFSKNFENYVKGPEFRDVFDVFGDAIIVTDDLEKWRYMKSFFLSLIKHKGFDIFFEKTIQNKVKNSLLPMLDHAWLQGTVLDLQDVFCRFTFDFTSLMVLGFDPKSLSLGFPTVEAEKAFDEIEKCLFYRQMVPKSVWKFQEWLQIGNEKKMAKALKVFDHFLCTQIASKLEELSKTKKTMNAKSDKTIRFGSFLAEATRYESLDAKLLRDYGFNFFAAGRDTIASVLTWFFWLVASHPVVEAKILEEIDKVFGAVDRENYKILSTEDVKKLVYLHGALCEVLRLFPPIPMERKKPIKDEDSDTNIIFSFYAMGRSEEIWGKDCLEFKPERWMNEKGGIVHVPSYKFISFNAGPRTCLGKDMSFIQIKIVTSAILQNYRVRIVKDHSDEVTPTLSIILLMKHGLKVKITKRQA, encoded by the coding sequence ATGGCCATGCTATTCTTCTATGCAGCAACAATTGCAtccataataataacaataatcctCCTAGTCCTCCATGTTCTTGATCGCAAAAGAAGTTGTAAAGACCCTCTTTTCATAGATTGGCCACTCTTTGGCATGTCACTTCAACTTTTTTACAACTTGTCCCAAATTCATGATTTCTTAGCAAATGTCTTGAATCGCAAAGGAGGCACTGCTGAATTCATGGGACCTTGGTTCACCAACATGAACTTCTTGCTCTCTACCGATCCCATGAACGCTCATCACGTATTCAGCAAGAATTTTGAAAACTATGTCAAGGGACCCGAGTTTCGCGACGTTTTCGATGTTTTCGGCGACGCCATAATCGTGACGGATGATCTTGAGAAATGGAGATACATGAAGTCTTTCTTCCTTTCTCTGATCAAGCATAAAGGTTTTGATATCTTCTTCGAGAAAACGATTCAGAACAAGGTGAAGAATAGTTTGCTTCCCATGTTGGATCATGCATGGTTGCAAGGAACAGTGTTGGATCTTCAAGATGTCTTTTGTAGGTTCACATTTGATTTCACAAGCTTGATGGTGTTAGGGTTTGATCCCAAATCCCTTTCCCTTGGATTCCCAACTGTTGAAGCTGAAAAGGCTTTTGATGAGATTGAAAAATGCTTGTTCTACAGACAAATGGTGCCGAAAAGTGTTTGGAAGTTTCAAGAATGGCTCCAAATTGGTAATGAGAAGAAGATGGCGAAAGCGCTCAAGGTTTTCGACCATTTCCTTTGTACTCAAATAGCTTCTAAACTCGAAGAGCTAAGCAAAACTAAGAAAACTATGAATGCAAAGAGCGATAAAACTATTCGATTCGGTAGCTTTCTTGCTGAAGCTACAAGATACGAATCGCTCGATGCGAAACTTTTAAGAGATTATGGATTTAATTTTTTTGCTGCCGGAAGAGATACCATTGCCTCAGTTCTTACGTGGTTCTTTTGGCTTGTTGCTTCGCATCCGGTAGTAGAAGCTAAGATTCTGGAAGAAATAGataaagtttttggcgctgttgacAGAGAAAATTACAAAATTTTAAGCACAGAAGATGTCAAGAAGCTAGTTTATCTCCATGGCGCTTTGTGTGAAGTTTTAAGGCTTTTTCCTCCAATACCTATGGAGCGCAAGAAACCAATCAAAGATGAGGATTCGGATACAAATATTATATTTTCTTTCTACGCAATGGGGAGAAGTGAAGAAATTTGGGGGAAGGATTGCTTGGAGTTCAAGCCAGAGAGATGGATGAATGAAAAAGGAGGAATCGTTCATGTTCCTTCTTACAAGTTCATTAGCTTCAATGCAGGACCAAGGACTTGTTTGGGTAAAGATATGTCTTTCATTCAAATAAAGATTGTTACATCTGCTATTTTGCAAAATTATAGGGTTAGAATTGTGAAAGATCATTCTGATGAAGTTACACCGACCCTTTCGATTATTCTTCTTATGAAGCATGGTTTGAAGGTCAAGATAACAAAAAGACAAGCTTGA